The sequence TTGTGCACGTGGCTAAACGACGCACTCACAGCCCCGGCGACGAGGTAGCTCATCCCAGCGCGAAGTCTGAGTTCGGAGGATTTCTAACGCTCGGCCATGTGCTTCAGGGGATCGGCGCGGAGCAGAATCCACCGATTGACCTGGGGGCGGGGTGCTACTTCAGCCAAGCGCCGATGCGCCGCAATGCCTCTTCGATATCACTCGTCGGGCCGGCGAACGACAGCCGGACGAACGAGCCGCCGCGTGCCGGGTCGAAGTCAATTCCTGGAGCGATGGCAACACCGGTGTCGTTCAACAACTTCGAGCAGAACGACAGCGAGTCGGTGGTCAGATGCGAGACGTCGGCGTATACATAGAACGCGCCGTCGGTCGGGGCCAGCCGGTCGATACCGAGGCTTCGTAGCCCGTCGAGCAGCAGGCGCCGGTTGGCGGCGTAGTGGTCCAGCAGCGCATCGGCTTCGGCGATCGACTCCGGCGTGAACGCCGCGACGGCGGCCACCTGAGCCAGCGCCGGCGGGCAGATGGTGAAGTTGCCGGTCAAACAGTCGACCGCGCGCTGCAGTTCCTTGGGCACCAGCAGCCAGCCGAGCCGCCATCCGGTCATCGCGAAGTACTTCGAAAAGCTGTTCACCACGACGGCATCCCGTGACGTCTCCCAGGCGCAGCTGGTCGCGGGCGCGCCCTCGTAGACCAACCCGTGGTACACCTCGTCGCTGATGAGCCGCACCCCAGACGACGCACACCACGACGCGATCGCGGCGAGCTCTTCGGGCGGGATCACCGTTCCGGTCGGGTTGGCGGGGCTGGCGACGATGACGCCCTGCACCGGTGGATCCAGCGCGGCGAGCATCTGCGCGGTGGGCTGGAACCGGGTCTCCGGTCCGCACGCCAGCTCGACGACTTCACAGCCCAACGCCGAAAGGATGTTGCGATAGCAGGGATAACCCGGGCTCGCGATCGCCACCCGGTCACCGACGTCGAAGCAGGCCAGGAAGGCCAACAGGAAGC comes from Mycolicibacterium pulveris and encodes:
- a CDS encoding pyridoxal phosphate-dependent aminotransferase gives rise to the protein MNVSLRAGIPPFYVMDVWLAAAERQRGHGDLVNLSAGQPSAGAPAAVRAAAKDALDNTVLGYTVALGIPELREAIAGAYRSRYGLTVDPDDVVITTGSSGGFLLAFLACFDVGDRVAIASPGYPCYRNILSALGCEVVELACGPETRFQPTAQMLAALDPPVQGVIVASPANPTGTVIPPEELAAIASWCASSGVRLISDEVYHGLVYEGAPATSCAWETSRDAVVVNSFSKYFAMTGWRLGWLLVPKELQRAVDCLTGNFTICPPALAQVAAVAAFTPESIAEADALLDHYAANRRLLLDGLRSLGIDRLAPTDGAFYVYADVSHLTTDSLSFCSKLLNDTGVAIAPGIDFDPARGGSFVRLSFAGPTSDIEEALRRIGAWLK